A segment of the Candidatus Methylomirabilota bacterium genome:
GAGCCCCCAGCCGAGCCCGGAGGCCGGTGACTGGCTGAAGTAGCTGCCGGGCGTGCTGAGCCGCGTCTGCGCCGTGTCCAGATCGTACTCGTTGATGACAATCGTGCGCTCTTCGATGACGTCGCCCACGCAGCGCGAGAGCCAGGCCATGTCGATCGGGCGATCGTTCCGCGTCGCCTGCGCGCGCGCGGCCGCTGCCTCTTGGATCTTCCGGTGCTCGGCCTCCCAGCCCGCGCGGCGCTCGGCGACCACGCGTCCGTCCAGTCCCGCGCGCCCCACGGCGGCCGCCAGCGCCCCCAGGGTCAGGCGGGGCGCGCCCGCCAGCCCCACGTCGACGGCGAAGCCGCGGATCGGATAGCGCGAGTAGAGCGGGTCCTCGCCGATCTGGATGACCGGCGTCTCCGGGCGGGGCGACTTGAGATCGGGATACCAGGGCGCATCGGCCTCCACGACGACGATCGCGTCCGCCTCGGCGAGGCAGGGCGCGGGATCGCCGCCGGCGTACAGCGGATGGGTCTGGGGGAAGCAGAGATGCGTGGAGAACTGCTCGAAGACCGGCATGCCCAGGGCCTCGGCGAGCGTCGCCAGCGGCGCCACCGCCCCGGGATCGCGGCCCGACGACTTCACGATGGCGATCGGGTTGCGGCTCCCGGCGAGGATCCGCGCCGCCTCCTCGACCGCGGCTGGATCCGCCACCTGAGCCGCGGCGGGGGTCAGCCGCGGCGGGTCGAAGTACTCGATCTCCGACATCCGCTCGGACAGCGCCTCCCGGGGCAGCGTCAGGTAGACCGGACCGGCCGGCGTGCTCTGGGCGATGGCCAGCGCCCGGTCCACCACCGTCTCGAGCTGGCCGCCCAGGCGCAGCTCGTAGTCCCACTTGACGTACTCGCGCACGGTCGCCGCCTGGTCGAACGACTCCTGCGCCCAGTGGATGTGGCGGTTG
Coding sequences within it:
- a CDS encoding thiamine pyrophosphate-requiring protein, whose protein sequence is MRKRASVESVAEAYLELLAARRVEYFFGNAGTDFAPIIEAYARREAQGQVLPRPITVPHETPAVAMAHGYAMVTGRPQVVMVHVTVGTANALGGIINAARSRAPILMSAGRTPITEGGVPGARNRHIHWAQESFDQAATVREYVKWDYELRLGGQLETVVDRALAIAQSTPAGPVYLTLPREALSERMSEIEYFDPPRLTPAAAQVADPAAVEEAARILAGSRNPIAIVKSSGRDPGAVAPLATLAEALGMPVFEQFSTHLCFPQTHPLYAGGDPAPCLAEADAIVVVEADAPWYPDLKSPRPETPVIQIGEDPLYSRYPIRGFAVDVGLAGAPRLTLGALAAAVGRAGLDGRVVAERRAGWEAEHRKIQEAAAARAQATRNDRPIDMAWLSRCVGDVIEERTIVINEYDLDTAQTRLSTPGSYFSQSPASGLGWGLGAALGAKLAAPDRTVVCCVGDGAYIFGAPTAAHWVARAYNIPVLFVIFNNRAWNAVKRAVQSHAPEGWSVRTKTMPLSDLDPAPDYELICQACGGWGERVEDPAALPGALERALRVVREEKRQALLNVICKKP